A single region of the Gemmata palustris genome encodes:
- a CDS encoding efflux RND transporter periplasmic adaptor subunit, producing the protein MRFSRAFSIVVLGASVAAAVGCGKGPGEPPPPEPPTVAIVRPKLTRLNPTKEFTGRLVTKDPVKVLPQVTGRVLTREFKDGDFVEEGKTVLFRIDPILYKADVEKAKADISKAQADIANWTAQIERDKAEYARIKQQIDTGVGSKTESDKAAASVKVSEAQLEVSKATKIANESALTKAEESLKYCTIYAPTTGRVSQTFVMPVAAGALVDAYKTELVSVYPVTPIYCLWEVDELTSLWYTERIRAGAIVTPEKIGVTIKLKNEKDYVSDPNDRVHNSTVNYADVRIERETGTRTIRAEFANPLPAAVPGKERVPPLLDGSSVQVRVSAGNPREVLAIPESVVFSQNRKQYVYAVTEGKAQLREIEPGEAFNGLVEVNRRASASAPSGLDESDTVVADNLLRVRPGATVTVK; encoded by the coding sequence ATGCGGTTTTCGCGTGCGTTTTCGATTGTGGTTTTGGGTGCGAGTGTCGCCGCCGCGGTCGGGTGCGGAAAGGGGCCGGGCGAGCCGCCCCCGCCCGAACCACCAACGGTCGCGATCGTTCGCCCGAAACTGACGCGGCTTAACCCGACGAAAGAGTTTACCGGGCGGCTAGTTACGAAAGACCCGGTGAAGGTGCTCCCGCAAGTGACCGGGCGCGTGCTCACGCGCGAGTTCAAGGACGGCGACTTCGTGGAAGAGGGCAAGACGGTCCTGTTCCGCATCGATCCGATCCTGTACAAGGCCGACGTCGAGAAGGCCAAAGCCGACATCTCGAAGGCGCAGGCCGATATCGCCAACTGGACGGCTCAAATCGAGCGCGACAAGGCCGAGTACGCGCGCATCAAGCAGCAAATCGATACCGGCGTCGGGTCCAAGACCGAGTCGGACAAGGCCGCGGCCAGCGTGAAGGTGTCCGAGGCGCAGTTAGAGGTTTCAAAGGCCACAAAGATCGCGAATGAATCGGCACTAACGAAGGCCGAAGAGAGCCTCAAATACTGCACCATCTACGCCCCGACGACCGGGCGCGTGAGCCAGACGTTCGTGATGCCCGTGGCGGCCGGGGCGCTGGTCGACGCCTACAAAACGGAACTGGTTTCCGTGTACCCGGTTACACCGATCTACTGTTTATGGGAAGTGGACGAACTCACGTCGCTCTGGTACACGGAACGCATCCGGGCGGGGGCCATCGTCACCCCCGAGAAGATCGGGGTGACGATCAAGCTCAAGAACGAGAAGGATTACGTCAGTGATCCGAACGACCGGGTCCACAACAGCACCGTCAATTACGCTGATGTCCGGATCGAGCGCGAAACGGGCACGCGGACCATTCGCGCCGAGTTCGCGAACCCGCTCCCCGCGGCCGTACCGGGTAAAGAGCGCGTGCCCCCGCTTCTCGATGGCTCATCGGTGCAGGTGCGAGTCTCGGCCGGTAACCCCCGCGAAGTCCTGGCCATACCGGAGTCCGTGGTCTTCAGCCAAAACCGGAAGCAGTACGTGTACGCGGTTACGGAGGGGAAGGCCCAGCTCCGCGAGATCGAGCCGGGCGAGGCGTTCAACGGGCTCGTGGAAGTGAACCGGCGGGCGTCCGCGTCCGCACCGAGCGGACTGGACGAGTCCGATACGGTCGTGGCCGACAACCTCCTGCGCGTGCGCCCCGGTGCGACCGTCACAGTGAAATAA
- a CDS encoding efflux RND transporter permease subunit, whose translation MQFFITRPVFAAVLSVLITLAGILALTQLPIAQYPEVVPPQVVVTANYPGADARTLSETVAAPLEQQVNGVEGMMYMESQATNDGAMRLIITFKHGTNPDMAQVLVQNRVNVALPQLPEEVRRLGVVTKKQSTAILLVVNMFATKEAKSDAEIFEQQLAVSRHSNLAVKDELARIDGVGDVFMFGNRDYSMRVWLDPDKMTNVNLVPAEVVDAIRKQNVQVAAGQIGLPPVPRGQTRQLVVNTLGRLKTEQQFKDIVVKTGAKGEALVRLSDVARVELGAKAYDSSSALNNRPSVGLPVFQLPGGNAFSTATAIKEKMKELRASPDWPDGLEYDIVYDPTDFVRASVQEVVKTLFEAIVLVFIVVLLFLQNWRAALIPMIAVPVSLVGTLAVMFVLGYSINNLTLFGMVLAIGIVVDDAIVVVEAVEFHIARGLSPLDATRKAMSEVGMAIIGVSLVLCAVFVPAAVIPGLTGQFFKQFAVTIAVSTVISAFNSLTLSPALCPLLLRDHHGSKDWIDKALYYLFGWWLFRGFNWAFDRGTKLYGSSISWLIRLTVVVLVVYAGLLGLAYLGFRTVPGGFIPQQDQGYLVVNLELPPGEAVERTDAVMKEVADACLSTDGVANTVQISGYSIFSSANVSNNGGIYVCLKPFEQRKGRHADDIMRELNAKFEKIRGGTATAFGAPPILGLGNAGGFKLQIQDRGNLGPEVLEGMTWALAGEASKNPAEGIPAAFSSYRSNNPQVFLTVDRDRVQQMGVSVSAVNDALQSYMGQVYVNDITLDNRNWQVTVQADGPFRRSVEDLNKIKVRGPNGDMIPIAGLIKTEPFQGPSKVNRYQMYPSADLNGITIPFLISSGQAIDKMEKLAKRDLPPGLSYEWTDMAYQQKQAANTKVGLSGVFEFRGDTTLLVFGLSVLVAFLVLAALYESWLLPLAIVLIVPMCLLCAVIGLLVTLLDLNVFSQIGLVVLVGLATKNAILIVEFAKQKREAGMPRFEAAIEAATQRLRPILMTSFAFILGVVPLLVGEGAGAEMRKALGTAVFSGMLGVTVFGIFFTPVFYNLMERVRDRGGKAHAPAPAHEPVKPEAPPPQHPA comes from the coding sequence ATGCAGTTTTTCATCACGCGACCGGTTTTCGCCGCGGTCCTCTCGGTGCTGATTACGCTCGCGGGGATACTCGCGCTCACTCAGTTGCCGATCGCCCAGTACCCGGAAGTGGTCCCGCCCCAAGTCGTGGTCACCGCGAACTACCCCGGGGCCGACGCGCGCACGCTGTCCGAGACCGTGGCCGCCCCCCTGGAGCAGCAGGTCAACGGCGTCGAGGGGATGATGTACATGGAGTCGCAGGCGACCAACGACGGCGCGATGCGGCTCATCATCACGTTCAAGCACGGCACGAACCCGGACATGGCGCAGGTTCTGGTGCAGAACCGGGTGAACGTGGCCCTACCGCAACTGCCCGAGGAGGTGCGCCGGCTCGGGGTCGTGACCAAGAAACAGTCCACCGCGATTCTGCTCGTCGTGAACATGTTCGCGACGAAAGAGGCGAAGTCGGACGCCGAGATCTTCGAGCAGCAACTGGCCGTGAGCCGGCACTCGAACCTCGCGGTGAAGGACGAACTGGCGCGCATCGACGGGGTCGGCGACGTGTTCATGTTCGGGAACCGCGACTACTCCATGCGCGTGTGGCTGGACCCGGACAAGATGACCAACGTGAACCTCGTGCCGGCCGAAGTGGTGGACGCGATCCGCAAGCAGAACGTGCAGGTCGCGGCCGGGCAGATCGGGCTGCCACCGGTCCCGCGCGGGCAGACGCGGCAACTCGTGGTGAACACGCTCGGCCGGTTGAAGACCGAGCAACAGTTCAAGGACATCGTGGTGAAGACCGGGGCGAAGGGCGAGGCCCTGGTGCGGCTGAGCGACGTGGCCCGCGTCGAACTCGGGGCGAAGGCCTACGACTCGTCCAGCGCGCTGAACAACCGGCCGTCGGTCGGGCTCCCCGTGTTCCAGCTCCCGGGGGGGAACGCCTTCAGCACCGCGACCGCGATCAAGGAGAAGATGAAAGAGCTGCGCGCGTCCCCGGACTGGCCGGACGGCCTCGAGTACGACATTGTTTATGACCCGACGGACTTCGTGCGGGCGAGCGTGCAGGAGGTGGTGAAGACGCTGTTCGAGGCGATCGTCCTCGTGTTCATCGTGGTGCTGCTGTTCCTCCAGAACTGGCGCGCGGCCCTGATCCCGATGATCGCGGTGCCGGTGTCTCTGGTGGGCACGCTCGCGGTCATGTTCGTGCTGGGGTACTCGATCAACAACCTCACGCTCTTCGGCATGGTGCTCGCCATCGGGATCGTGGTGGACGACGCCATCGTGGTGGTCGAGGCGGTCGAGTTCCACATCGCGCGCGGCCTCAGCCCGTTGGACGCGACCAGAAAAGCAATGTCCGAGGTGGGGATGGCGATCATCGGCGTGTCGCTGGTGCTGTGTGCCGTGTTCGTCCCGGCCGCGGTCATCCCCGGGCTGACCGGGCAGTTCTTCAAACAGTTCGCGGTGACGATCGCGGTCAGTACGGTGATTTCCGCGTTCAACTCGCTCACGCTCAGCCCGGCCCTGTGCCCGCTGTTGCTCCGGGATCACCACGGGAGCAAGGACTGGATCGATAAGGCACTGTACTACCTGTTCGGGTGGTGGTTGTTCCGCGGGTTCAACTGGGCGTTCGATCGCGGCACGAAGTTGTACGGGAGCTCGATCAGTTGGCTGATCCGGCTCACGGTCGTGGTGCTGGTGGTGTACGCCGGGCTGCTGGGGCTGGCGTACCTCGGGTTCCGCACGGTGCCCGGCGGGTTCATTCCGCAACAGGACCAGGGCTATTTGGTGGTGAACCTGGAATTGCCCCCGGGCGAGGCCGTGGAGCGCACCGACGCCGTGATGAAGGAGGTGGCCGATGCGTGCCTCTCGACCGACGGCGTGGCCAACACGGTGCAGATCAGCGGGTACTCGATTTTCTCCAGCGCGAACGTCTCGAACAACGGCGGCATTTACGTGTGCTTGAAGCCCTTCGAGCAGCGCAAGGGGCGGCACGCGGACGACATCATGCGCGAGCTGAACGCGAAGTTCGAGAAGATCCGCGGCGGCACGGCCACTGCGTTCGGCGCGCCGCCCATTCTGGGCCTGGGTAACGCCGGCGGGTTCAAATTGCAGATCCAGGACCGCGGGAACCTGGGGCCGGAAGTTCTCGAAGGGATGACGTGGGCGCTGGCCGGCGAAGCGAGCAAGAACCCGGCGGAGGGCATCCCGGCCGCGTTCAGCTCGTACCGGTCGAACAACCCGCAGGTGTTCCTCACGGTGGACCGCGACCGCGTGCAGCAGATGGGCGTGTCGGTGAGTGCCGTCAACGACGCGCTGCAGTCGTACATGGGACAGGTTTACGTCAACGACATCACGCTCGACAACCGGAACTGGCAGGTGACCGTGCAGGCCGACGGACCGTTCCGCCGGTCCGTGGAGGATCTGAACAAGATCAAGGTGCGCGGGCCGAACGGCGACATGATCCCGATCGCGGGGCTCATCAAAACGGAACCGTTCCAGGGGCCGAGCAAGGTCAATCGCTACCAGATGTACCCGTCGGCCGACCTGAACGGGATCACGATCCCGTTCCTGATCTCGTCGGGGCAGGCGATCGACAAGATGGAGAAGCTCGCGAAGCGCGACCTGCCGCCGGGCCTGAGCTACGAGTGGACGGACATGGCGTACCAGCAGAAGCAGGCGGCCAACACGAAGGTCGGGCTGTCGGGCGTGTTCGAGTTCCGGGGCGACACCACGCTCCTGGTGTTCGGGCTCAGCGTGCTGGTCGCGTTCCTGGTGCTGGCGGCGCTGTACGAGAGCTGGTTGCTGCCGCTCGCCATTGTGCTGATCGTGCCGATGTGTCTCTTGTGCGCCGTGATCGGGCTTCTGGTTACGCTCCTGGACCTGAACGTGTTCAGCCAGATCGGACTGGTCGTGCTGGTCGGTCTGGCGACCAAGAACGCGATCCTCATCGTGGAGTTCGCGAAGCAGAAGCGCGAGGCCGGGATGCCGCGGTTCGAGGCGGCCATTGAAGCCGCGACCCAGCGCCTGCGGCCCATTCTGATGACCAGCTTCGCGTTCATCCTCGGCGTGGTTCCGCTGCTGGTCGGTGAGGGCGCGGGGGCCGAAATGCGGAAGGCCCTCGGCACCGCGGTCTTCAGCGGGATGTTGGGCGTGACCGTGTTCGGGATCTTCTTCACGCCGGTGTTCTACAACCTGATGGAGCGCGTCCGCGACCGCGGTGGCAAGGCTCACGCGCCCGCACCGGCGCATGAACCGGTCAAGCCGGAGGCGCCGCCTCCTCAACACCCGGCGTAA
- a CDS encoding transposase family protein, translating to MGEVLVFAPALFNTGDRYGSALSLAEVLATILDPRDPSGRWYPLPVVLNLVVVAALAGMHSLEAVAQFARITEPAGTRSGVLIRPNPVLGHPPTSFAGSTSGRRSHSGSACHRRVTVGYEVPWVIRTVLSGRVVLAEALLSAPGRSRHVRDPRRPRRSGAGRRGYLNYPVPGNRAGELGDAP from the coding sequence TTGGGCGAAGTCTTGGTATTCGCCCCGGCCCTCTTTAATACCGGGGACCGGTACGGAAGCGCATTGTCGCTGGCAGAGGTTCTGGCCACGATTCTCGACCCGCGTGATCCGTCGGGGCGCTGGTACCCGCTCCCGGTGGTTCTGAACCTCGTGGTCGTCGCCGCACTCGCGGGCATGCACTCCCTGGAAGCCGTCGCCCAATTCGCACGGATCACGGAACCCGCGGGCACACGCTCTGGAGTTCTGATCCGCCCGAACCCCGTGCTTGGCCACCCTCCGACCTCCTTCGCCGGCTCGACGTCGGGCCGGCGAAGCCACTCTGGGAGCGCGTGCCATCGACGGGTTACAGTCGGGTACGAGGTGCCGTGGGTCATTCGCACTGTGCTCAGCGGGCGGGTCGTTCTGGCCGAGGCCCTGTTGTCGGCGCCCGGCCGATCTCGCCACGTTCGTGACCCCAGGCGGCCGAGGCGTTCGGGAGCCGGTCGCCGGGGTTACCTCAATTACCCAGTTCCCGGCAACCGCGCCGGAGAACTTGGCGACGCCCCGTGA
- a CDS encoding SDR family NAD(P)-dependent oxidoreductase yields MSDKPLAGKVALVTGASRGIGAAIATRLAADGAKVVVNYARSEAEANAVVAAITAAGGAAIAVKADVGNPAEIPGLFAAATKAFGRLDVLVNNAAIMQRTFLADVTAESIDAHFNVNVRGYLLCVKHAAELMTAGGSIINVGSAISRMAYPGAVVYTATKGAIDVMTRVLATELGPKGIRVNVLAPGSTRTDMNSEKSGKTKEEERQEEQATALRRIGEPQDIADAASFLASNDARWVTGTWLDVSGGIRL; encoded by the coding sequence ATGTCGGACAAACCGCTGGCCGGGAAGGTCGCACTCGTTACCGGAGCGTCGCGCGGGATCGGGGCGGCCATCGCCACTCGGTTGGCCGCGGACGGGGCGAAAGTAGTCGTCAACTACGCCCGGAGCGAAGCCGAAGCCAATGCCGTCGTTGCCGCGATCACCGCGGCCGGCGGTGCGGCGATCGCCGTGAAAGCGGACGTCGGGAACCCGGCCGAGATCCCCGGTCTGTTCGCGGCCGCGACGAAAGCGTTCGGGCGACTCGACGTGTTGGTGAACAACGCCGCGATCATGCAGCGCACGTTCCTGGCAGACGTAACTGCCGAATCCATCGACGCACACTTTAATGTGAACGTGCGCGGGTACCTGCTCTGCGTCAAACACGCGGCCGAACTGATGACGGCCGGCGGGAGCATCATCAACGTCGGCAGCGCGATCAGCCGGATGGCGTACCCCGGCGCGGTGGTGTACACGGCCACGAAGGGCGCGATCGACGTGATGACGCGCGTGCTGGCGACCGAACTGGGGCCGAAGGGCATTCGCGTGAACGTGCTCGCTCCGGGTTCGACGCGGACCGACATGAACAGCGAAAAGAGCGGTAAAACCAAGGAAGAGGAGCGCCAGGAGGAGCAAGCGACCGCCCTCCGCAGGATCGGCGAACCGCAGGACATCGCGGACGCCGCATCGTTCCTGGCCTCCAACGACGCGCGCTGGGTCACGGGGACGTGGCTCGACGTGTCCGGCGGCATCCGGCTCTGA
- a CDS encoding response regulator transcription factor, whose product MPDTPEFPVPPSSPPAAAYPGPVCEHVSRGRISGTIAHPARRAVVAPRALIAEDDPVSRTLLERTLQGWGYEVVVTCDGAEAWAALLADDAPHLAILDWMMPGLEGTEVCRRVRALAQSIPTYVILLTARGQSDDIVAGLDSGADDYVTKPFDRQELRSRIRVGERVIALQQGLAERVQELEAVLGQVKELKGLLPICSYCKAVRDDQNYWHRVETYITAHSAARFSHGICPGCWKGVVEPELASIEAST is encoded by the coding sequence ATGCCAGACACACCTGAATTTCCCGTTCCCCCGTCGTCACCGCCGGCCGCGGCGTACCCGGGGCCGGTCTGCGAACACGTCTCGCGCGGGAGGATCTCCGGGACCATTGCGCACCCGGCGCGCCGGGCGGTGGTGGCGCCGCGCGCGCTCATCGCCGAGGACGATCCGGTCTCGCGCACCCTTTTGGAGCGCACCCTGCAGGGGTGGGGGTATGAGGTCGTCGTGACGTGCGACGGGGCCGAGGCGTGGGCGGCGCTGCTCGCGGACGACGCCCCGCACCTCGCGATCCTGGACTGGATGATGCCCGGGCTCGAGGGGACGGAGGTGTGTCGGCGCGTGCGCGCGCTGGCACAGTCGATCCCCACGTATGTCATCCTGTTGACCGCGCGGGGGCAGTCGGACGACATCGTGGCCGGGCTCGACAGCGGCGCGGACGACTACGTGACCAAGCCGTTCGACCGGCAAGAGCTGCGCTCGCGCATCCGCGTGGGCGAGCGCGTGATCGCGCTTCAGCAGGGGCTCGCCGAGCGCGTCCAGGAACTGGAGGCCGTGCTCGGGCAGGTGAAAGAACTCAAGGGGCTGCTCCCGATTTGCAGCTACTGCAAGGCGGTGCGGGACGATCAGAACTACTGGCACCGGGTGGAGACGTACATCACCGCGCACTCGGCGGCCCGGTTCAGTCACGGCATCTGCCCCGGGTGTTGGAAGGGCGTGGTCGAGCCGGAACTCGCGTCCATCGAAGCTTCCACTTGA
- a CDS encoding hybrid sensor histidine kinase/response regulator: MPEVETNPGTGARVRELAAFYRAAIHRRTDQLFAGLLVFQWVAMIVLAVWVSPLTWAGTDSRTHPHVWAAVALGGVVVALPVFLVLFRPGRTNTRFVIAAAQMFSTGLLIHLTGGRPETHFHVFGSLAFLALYRDWRVLFIASAVTALDHIVRGAAWPESVYGTTTGANWRWVEHAGWVVFMDVFLGLSCWWGERDLVRTAEREVELEVARANVEERVRARTAELWQKEEQFRRAFDDAATGMALVAPTGQLLRVNRAFCAIVGYSEPELLACDFQGITHPADLESDLAFVGRTLSGQTSTYQLEKRYVHKDGHVVWVLIGVSLVRDAAGAPVHFVSQIQDITARKEGEAALRRATTEAEAASKAKSEFLANMSHEIRTPMNGIIGMTDLILESPLAPDQRESVGLVKSSADALLTVINDILDFSKIEAGKLDLDPLPFSVRDMVGDTLKALAVRAHSKGLELTYEAHPDVPDVLLGDGHRLRQVLNNLVGNAIKFTERGEVLVRCERVPEPGDAVRLRFHVTDTGIGIAPHKLKSVFEPFTQADGSTTRKYGGTGLGLTICQRLVELMGGRVGAESELGVGSTFFFDARLERACGSIARVVEVPADLKGLPVLIVDDNATNRRVLAETVRHWGAKPTCAASGPEGLDELRWAVANGTPFPLLLLDGMMPGMDGFTVAERIGRDPALAGTVVLMLTSADRQGDAARCRNLGVSSYLVKPVKPAELNRAIATAMRGASSVGTVPPDKRSEPRAAAGAPGGRSIRVLVAEDNPVNQRVISRLLEKFGHSVTLAADGRQALIALYGPDAVAPSGGEGDRPISGLLPNNSDSRPAPFDVIFMDVQMPEMDGFEATGTIRAREVGTGYRMPIVAMTAHAMKGDRERCLAAGMDDYVSKPVQRTELLRVLDWAISLAPVDTAPAAPAALVAVTEPTPPPRAADPAFDRAAALERLGGDEELFAEVAGLFCSDSQKFLDELQRAVSGGDAPTVQRAAHGLKGASGYVGGSGAVEAAGALEKIGASGDLAAAPGALATLAREVTQLAAALAEFPEPQTVG, encoded by the coding sequence ATGCCCGAGGTAGAAACGAATCCGGGGACCGGGGCGCGCGTGCGCGAGCTCGCGGCGTTCTACCGCGCCGCGATTCACCGGCGGACCGACCAACTGTTCGCCGGGCTGCTCGTGTTCCAGTGGGTCGCGATGATCGTGCTGGCCGTGTGGGTGTCGCCGCTCACCTGGGCCGGGACCGACAGCCGGACCCACCCGCACGTTTGGGCCGCGGTCGCGCTCGGCGGGGTGGTGGTCGCGCTGCCGGTCTTCCTCGTCCTCTTCCGGCCCGGTCGGACGAACACGCGGTTCGTGATCGCGGCGGCACAGATGTTCTCCACCGGGCTGCTCATCCACCTCACCGGCGGGCGCCCGGAGACGCACTTCCACGTGTTCGGGTCGCTCGCGTTCCTGGCCCTGTACCGCGACTGGCGGGTGCTCTTTATCGCGTCCGCGGTGACCGCGCTCGACCACATCGTGCGGGGCGCCGCGTGGCCCGAGTCGGTGTACGGGACGACCACCGGGGCCAACTGGCGCTGGGTGGAGCACGCCGGGTGGGTCGTGTTCATGGACGTGTTCCTCGGGCTCTCCTGTTGGTGGGGCGAGCGCGACCTGGTGCGCACGGCCGAGCGCGAGGTCGAACTCGAGGTCGCGCGCGCTAACGTCGAGGAGCGCGTGCGCGCGCGGACCGCGGAGCTGTGGCAAAAAGAGGAGCAGTTCCGCCGGGCGTTCGACGACGCCGCCACCGGAATGGCCCTTGTTGCTCCCACGGGGCAGCTCCTGCGCGTGAACCGCGCCTTTTGCGCCATCGTCGGGTACTCCGAACCCGAGCTCCTCGCGTGCGACTTCCAGGGGATCACGCACCCCGCCGACCTGGAGTCCGATCTGGCGTTCGTCGGGCGCACCCTGAGCGGGCAGACGAGCACGTACCAGCTCGAGAAGCGCTACGTCCACAAGGACGGGCACGTGGTGTGGGTGCTGATCGGGGTCTCGCTGGTGCGCGACGCGGCCGGCGCGCCGGTCCACTTCGTGTCCCAGATCCAGGACATCACCGCCCGCAAAGAGGGCGAGGCCGCGCTGCGCCGGGCGACGACCGAGGCCGAGGCCGCGAGCAAGGCGAAAAGCGAGTTCCTGGCGAACATGAGCCACGAGATCCGGACCCCGATGAACGGCATCATCGGGATGACGGACTTGATCCTCGAGTCCCCCCTGGCGCCGGACCAGCGCGAGTCGGTGGGGCTCGTCAAGTCGTCCGCCGACGCGCTCCTCACGGTCATCAACGACATCCTCGACTTCTCGAAGATCGAGGCGGGCAAGTTGGACCTCGACCCGCTCCCGTTCTCGGTCCGCGACATGGTCGGCGACACGCTCAAAGCGCTGGCCGTCCGCGCCCACAGTAAGGGACTGGAACTGACCTACGAGGCCCACCCGGACGTGCCCGACGTGCTCCTCGGCGACGGGCACCGGTTGCGTCAGGTGCTCAACAACCTGGTGGGCAACGCGATCAAGTTCACCGAGCGCGGCGAGGTGCTCGTGCGGTGCGAGCGGGTGCCCGAACCGGGCGACGCGGTCCGGCTCCGGTTCCACGTCACGGACACCGGGATCGGGATCGCACCGCACAAACTCAAGTCCGTGTTCGAGCCGTTCACCCAGGCCGACGGGAGCACCACCCGGAAGTACGGCGGAACGGGCCTGGGTCTGACCATCTGCCAGCGGCTGGTCGAACTGATGGGCGGGCGCGTGGGGGCCGAGAGCGAACTGGGGGTGGGGAGCACGTTCTTCTTCGACGCGCGATTGGAGCGCGCGTGCGGGTCGATCGCGCGCGTGGTGGAGGTGCCCGCGGACCTGAAGGGGCTCCCGGTGCTGATCGTGGACGACAACGCGACCAACCGCCGGGTGCTCGCCGAAACGGTCCGCCACTGGGGCGCCAAACCGACGTGCGCGGCGAGCGGGCCGGAGGGGTTGGACGAACTGCGGTGGGCGGTGGCGAACGGCACCCCGTTCCCGCTCCTGCTGCTGGACGGGATGATGCCGGGCATGGACGGGTTCACGGTGGCCGAGCGGATCGGGCGCGACCCGGCGCTCGCCGGGACCGTGGTCCTCATGCTCACCTCGGCCGACCGCCAGGGCGACGCGGCCCGGTGCCGGAACCTCGGCGTGTCCTCGTACCTGGTCAAACCGGTGAAGCCGGCGGAACTCAACCGGGCGATCGCGACGGCGATGCGCGGCGCGTCTTCGGTCGGGACCGTGCCCCCGGACAAGAGGTCCGAGCCGCGGGCGGCCGCGGGCGCGCCGGGGGGCCGGTCGATCCGCGTACTGGTGGCCGAGGACAACCCGGTGAACCAGCGGGTCATTTCCCGGCTGCTGGAGAAGTTCGGTCACAGCGTGACGCTCGCGGCCGACGGCCGGCAGGCGCTCATCGCCCTTTACGGTCCCGACGCGGTGGCCCCGAGCGGGGGGGAGGGGGACCGGCCGATTTCCGGCCTCTTGCCGAATAATTCTGATTCCCGCCCCGCCCCGTTCGATGTTATTTTCATGGACGTACAGATGCCGGAGATGGACGGCTTCGAGGCGACCGGCACGATCCGGGCGCGCGAGGTCGGTACCGGGTACCGCATGCCGATCGTGGCGATGACCGCGCACGCGATGAAGGGCGATCGGGAGCGGTGCCTCGCGGCGGGGATGGACGATTACGTGAGCAAGCCGGTTCAGCGCACCGAACTCCTCCGGGTGCTGGATTGGGCGATCAGCCTCGCGCCGGTCGATACGGCCCCCGCTGCTCCCGCGGCTCTCGTTGCCGTCACCGAACCGACTCCCCCCCCGCGCGCCGCGGACCCGGCGTTCGATCGCGCCGCGGCTCTCGAGCGCCTGGGCGGGGACGAGGAACTGTTCGCCGAGGTCGCGGGGCTGTTCTGCAGCGATTCACAAAAGTTCCTGGACGAACTGCAGCGCGCGGTTAGCGGGGGCGACGCCCCCACCGTTCAGCGCGCCGCGCACGGACTGAAGGGCGCCTCGGGGTACGTCGGCGGGAGCGGCGCGGTGGAAGCGGCGGGCGCCCTGGAAAAGATCGGCGCGAGCGGGGATCTCGCGGCAGCGCCGGGCGCGCTGGCGACCCTGGCCCGTGAAGTCACCCAGCTCGCCGCGGCCCTTGCCGAGTTTCCCGAACCGCAGACCGTTGGCTGA
- a CDS encoding ABC transporter ATP-binding protein, with product MGTDGPIVEVRGLTKKYGRFVALDGLTLSVGRGQILGFIGPNGAGKTTAIKILVGLSRPTAGSATVAGVDCVARPRQLKRLIGYMPDTFGSYDNMRVSEYLDFFGAAFGIPRRARAKRIDEVLELARCPAFKDLFVESLSHGMRQRVALARTLLHDPVALILDEPANGLDPPARIEMRHLLLDLAQRGKTLIVTSHILPELARICDRVAIIARGRLRASGTLEEVARQLSPLRTIEVLLTRAGDLAKTEGLVRGHAAPGAEIETSAAELAVRFRTAKSEAELAGLLTALVGAGAEVAQFREVQTDLEEAFMTAARAGDAEGAAGAPEEPS from the coding sequence ATGGGAACGGACGGACCGATAGTCGAAGTGCGGGGCCTGACGAAGAAGTACGGCCGGTTCGTGGCCCTGGACGGGCTGACGCTCTCCGTCGGGCGCGGCCAGATCCTCGGGTTCATCGGACCCAACGGGGCCGGTAAGACGACCGCCATCAAGATCCTCGTCGGGCTGTCGCGGCCCACGGCCGGCAGCGCGACGGTGGCCGGCGTCGACTGCGTCGCGCGCCCGCGCCAGTTGAAGCGGCTGATCGGCTACATGCCCGACACGTTCGGCTCCTACGACAACATGCGGGTGAGCGAGTACCTCGACTTCTTCGGCGCGGCCTTCGGGATCCCCCGGCGGGCGCGGGCGAAGCGGATCGACGAGGTGCTCGAACTGGCCCGGTGCCCCGCGTTCAAGGACCTGTTCGTCGAGAGCCTCAGCCACGGGATGCGGCAGCGCGTCGCCCTCGCGCGGACGCTGCTCCACGACCCGGTCGCCCTGATCCTCGACGAACCGGCCAACGGGCTCGACCCGCCCGCCCGGATCGAGATGCGGCACCTGCTGCTCGACCTGGCGCAGCGCGGGAAAACACTGATCGTCACCAGTCACATTCTCCCCGAACTCGCGCGCATCTGCGACCGCGTGGCCATCATCGCGCGCGGGCGGCTCCGGGCGTCCGGCACGCTCGAAGAGGTCGCCCGGCAGCTCAGCCCGCTGCGCACCATTGAAGTGCTCCTCACGCGCGCCGGGGATCTGGCCAAGACCGAAGGGCTCGTCCGCGGGCACGCGGCCCCCGGCGCCGAAATCGAAACGTCGGCGGCGGAACTGGCCGTCCGGTTCCGCACGGCCAAGAGCGAGGCGGAACTCGCCGGGTTGTTGACCGCCCTGGTCGGCGCCGGGGCCGAGGTCGCGCAGTTCCGCGAAGTACAGACCGACCTGGAAGAAGCGTTCATGACCGCGGCCCGCGCGGGGGACGCCGAGGGCGCCGCGGGCGCCCCGGAGGAACCGTCGTGA